The Streptomyces sp. HUAS MG91 sequence AGCGCGCCGGACGGCGACACCGCCACGAATCTCGCCGCCCGCTGCGCGTTGAACCGGGCGACGGCCTGGCGGCTGCTGTCGACCATGGAGCGGTTCGGCCTGGTGGAGCGCAGCCCGGTCACCAACCGCTACACGATCGGCTTCGAGGTGGCCCGGATGGCGTCGGTCGCCGGGTACGACGGGCTGATCCGCCGGGCCCACGGCACCCTGCGCCGGGTCAGCGAGCAGACCGGCGAGACGGCCGACCTGGCGGTGGTGCAGCAGCTCGGGCTCACCTACGTCGACGAGGTGACGCCGCCGGTGGTGCTCAGCGCCAAGTGGCTCGGCCGGCAGGTGCCGCTGCACGCCACGTCCACCGGCAAGGCCCTGCTCGCCTGGCTGCCCGAGGAGGAGGGGGACGCGCTGCTCGGCGACGCGCTGGAGGCGTACACGGACACGACGATCACCGACCGGCGACGGCTCAGGGCCGATCTCGAACGGACCCGGGAGCGCGGCTACAGCGTCTGCGTGGGCGAGATGGAACGCAGCCTGTACGGAGTCTCCGCACCGGTGCTCGGCAGCCGGGGCCGGCCGTTCGCGGTCGTCAGCATCTGGGGTCCGCACGACCGGGTCCCGGAGTCGCGGTTCGAGACGCTCGGGCCGCTCGCGCGGGCCGCGGCGGAGGAGATCGCACGGGCCACGGAGACGCTCTGACACCGCTTCGCCGGCCATTCTCCGACCCGTTCTCCGCGTTCATTTTGCGCGATGGCCGCTCGCATCATGAAACACGGGCTTGAGTTGGCCGCCCGTCCGTGGTTACGGTCGTGACGTCCCGTCCCCGACCCCTTTTCCGTCGCCCGCCCGCCTCCCTCCCGAGAGGAACCGACGCGACCCATGAACCAGGACGTCATCATCACCTGCGCCCTCACCGGCGCCGGTGACACCGTGCGCAAGAGCCCCCACGTCCCCGTCACCCCCGAACAGATCGCCGCCTCCGCGGTGCAGGCCGCCGAGGCCGGTGCCGCCGCGGTCCACATCCACGTACGCGATCCGGAGACCGGTGCGCCGTCCCGCGATCCGCGGCTGTACCGCGAGGTCGTCGAGCGCATCAAGGAGACCGGCACCGACGTCGTCATCAACCTCACCGCCGGCATGGGCGGCGACCTGGTCGTCGACCCCGACGAGCCGTTGCGGCACCTGCCCGGCACCGATCTCGTGGGCGGCCTGGAGCGGCTGCCGCACGTCGAGCAACTGCTGCCGGACATCTGCACCTTGGACTGCGGCTCGCTGAACTTCGGCGACGGCTCGAACCTCTACATCTCCACGCCCGACATGCTGCGGGCCGGAGCCAAGCGCATCCAGGAGCTGGGCGTGCGCCCGGAGTTGGAGATCTTCGACACCGGACACCTCTGGTTCGCCAAGCAGTTGCTCGCCGAGGGGCTGCTCGACGACCCGACCGTGTTCCAGCTCTGCATGGGCGTCCCGTGGGGCGCGCCCGCCGATCCCGGGGTGCTCCAGTCGATGGTCAACATGCTGCCCGAGGGCGCGCAGTGGGCGAGCTTCGCGCTCGGCCGGATGCAGATGCCGTGGGTGGCGCAGTCCGTCCTGCTCGGCGGGCA is a genomic window containing:
- a CDS encoding IclR family transcriptional regulator, coding for MQVNEGASPSGKVQSLERAITLLRATADSAPDGDTATNLAARCALNRATAWRLLSTMERFGLVERSPVTNRYTIGFEVARMASVAGYDGLIRRAHGTLRRVSEQTGETADLAVVQQLGLTYVDEVTPPVVLSAKWLGRQVPLHATSTGKALLAWLPEEEGDALLGDALEAYTDTTITDRRRLRADLERTRERGYSVCVGEMERSLYGVSAPVLGSRGRPFAVVSIWGPHDRVPESRFETLGPLARAAAEEIARATETL
- a CDS encoding 3-keto-5-aminohexanoate cleavage protein, producing the protein MNQDVIITCALTGAGDTVRKSPHVPVTPEQIAASAVQAAEAGAAAVHIHVRDPETGAPSRDPRLYREVVERIKETGTDVVINLTAGMGGDLVVDPDEPLRHLPGTDLVGGLERLPHVEQLLPDICTLDCGSLNFGDGSNLYISTPDMLRAGAKRIQELGVRPELEIFDTGHLWFAKQLLAEGLLDDPTVFQLCMGVPWGAPADPGVLQSMVNMLPEGAQWASFALGRMQMPWVAQSVLLGGHVRVGLEDNLYLGKGVKATNAQLVERAVTIVEAMGARVATPDEARLKLGLKPRG